GGATTATTTGATACCGTGCTTAACTGTACCCGCCGAAGAAGAACAGGCAATAGGCATCTGGGGGCAACGGCATTTAGATTATCTAAAACAGTACCGTAAAGTTACATACACCAATCTTCTTACAAGCGGCAGGCTAAACGCCTACCTTGCCGACATCAACAGACAGGCACAGGAACGCTTTGAAAGGCTCATAGAGGGTATGAAACAGGCACAGGGCATAACGGAACAGCTAAAGGCAGAAAACGCCTTAGAATGGACAGGATGCCTCAATAACATAAGGGCTTGTGCGAGGGAGATTGTGGAAAAGGAAATTATTTTTGC
The nucleotide sequence above comes from Clostridium sp. M62/1. Encoded proteins:
- a CDS encoding TnpV protein encodes the protein MAKSLFEELGGKYERQGDYLIPCLTVPAEEEQAIGIWGQRHLDYLKQYRKVTYTNLLTSGRLNAYLADINRQAQERFERLIEGMKQAQGITEQLKAENALEWTGCLNNIRACAREIVEKEIIFA